The following DNA comes from Pseudomonadota bacterium.
GTGCCACTTGCGATGCGATCCGCCCGAGCGCCGCGGGAGCTCTTCGCAGCCGAGGCGCCGGAGCCCTCCGGCCGCTTCTCGGTACTTCATCAGGTCGAAGCCAAATGCTCGAAGAAGATCGGCGCGCTCGTCGAGTCCTGCTCCAGGTTGGCCGGAAGCTCGCGTCCGAGATCGCCGTACAGCTCGATGACCGCGCGGACCGCGTCCTGGACGTTGGCGAGCGCCTCCTCCAGCGTATCCCCCTCGGTGACGAGCTCCGGCAAAAGCGGGCTCGTCACGGTGTAGCCCCCCTCCGGCTGGGGGGTGAGAACGAGCGGGAGCTTGATCGCGTTCTTCATGTCGGTCCTCTCAGTCCATTCATACCACAGGCG
Coding sequences within:
- a CDS encoding type II toxin-antitoxin system HicB family antitoxin, with the protein product MKNAIKLPLVLTPQPEGGYTVTSPLLPELVTEGDTLEEALANVQDAVRAVIELYGDLGRELPANLEQDSTSAPIFFEHLAST